A genomic region of Polyangiaceae bacterium contains the following coding sequences:
- a CDS encoding MFS transporter gives MTTSSAGTNSTVAADAKYPRQIPYIIGNEACERFSFYGMRNILTSFLVGWLLKDVIEADRAGAAKDVFHIFVMGVYFFPLLGGWLADRFLGKYRTILYLSLFYCVGHACLAMFESNKLGFYTGLFLIALGSGGIKPCVSSFVGDQFDQSNKHLARVVFDAFYWIVNFGSFFASLLIPVTLKKWGPSIAFGIPGILMFIATIVFWAGRKRYVVVPPSPGDPHSFGNVAWTALRRGSGTGRILTAIGVIGFAASFALLPSIGFVATVCLAIVVLFALAGPAVYLSLDAAREDHPDEDVDAVRTVLRVLVLYFLLTPFWSLFDQKASTWILQAKAMSLPGWGFFQEASQMQALNPALVMIFIPLNNVVLYPFLRKIGINPTPLRRMTVGIALAGLSWIPVGILQVMIDRGATVPILWQVVPYAILTFGEVLVSATGLEFAYSQAPAKMKGTLMSFWSLTVTIGGLWVLLVNAAVKRESVLAAITAHTGLRSTAFQMFFFVGFGLLAAAAFGMVARSYKMVDHYRKS, from the coding sequence ATGACGACGAGCAGCGCAGGGACAAACTCGACGGTCGCGGCGGATGCGAAGTATCCGCGACAGATCCCGTACATCATCGGCAACGAGGCGTGTGAGCGCTTCAGTTTCTACGGCATGCGCAACATCCTCACGAGCTTTCTCGTGGGGTGGTTGCTCAAGGACGTGATCGAGGCGGATCGCGCGGGCGCGGCGAAGGACGTCTTTCACATTTTCGTGATGGGGGTCTACTTTTTCCCGCTCCTCGGGGGGTGGCTCGCCGACAGGTTCTTGGGAAAATACCGCACGATACTCTATCTTTCGCTTTTTTACTGCGTCGGACACGCATGTTTGGCGATGTTCGAATCGAACAAGCTCGGGTTTTACACGGGCCTCTTCCTCATTGCGCTCGGCTCGGGCGGCATCAAGCCGTGTGTGTCGTCCTTCGTGGGCGATCAGTTCGATCAATCGAACAAACATCTGGCGCGGGTCGTGTTCGACGCGTTTTACTGGATCGTCAATTTCGGTTCGTTTTTCGCGTCGCTCTTGATCCCCGTGACGCTGAAAAAGTGGGGGCCGAGCATTGCCTTTGGCATTCCCGGCATCCTCATGTTCATTGCAACGATTGTCTTCTGGGCTGGGCGCAAGCGATATGTCGTCGTTCCGCCATCCCCGGGAGATCCTCATTCATTTGGTAATGTTGCGTGGACGGCGCTTCGTCGAGGATCGGGGACGGGGCGAATTTTGACGGCTATTGGCGTCATTGGATTCGCGGCGTCGTTTGCCCTCCTGCCAAGCATTGGATTCGTCGCGACGGTGTGCTTGGCCATTGTCGTATTGTTTGCGCTGGCGGGCCCTGCGGTTTACCTGTCGCTCGATGCCGCTCGAGAAGACCATCCCGATGAAGATGTCGACGCCGTTCGAACGGTGCTGCGCGTGCTCGTGCTGTATTTCCTCTTGACGCCGTTTTGGTCGTTATTCGATCAAAAAGCATCGACGTGGATTCTACAGGCGAAGGCGATGTCGCTTCCGGGGTGGGGATTTTTTCAGGAAGCATCACAAATGCAGGCGCTCAATCCGGCGCTCGTGATGATCTTCATTCCGCTGAACAACGTGGTGCTGTACCCATTTTTACGTAAAATCGGCATCAACCCGACGCCTCTCCGGCGCATGACGGTGGGCATTGCTTTGGCCGGTTTGTCCTGGATTCCCGTGGGCATTTTGCAAGTCATGATCGATCGAGGCGCAACGGTGCCGATATTGTGGCAAGTCGTGCCGTATGCGATCCTGACGTTCGGCGAGGTGCTCGTGAGTGCCACGGGGCTCGAATTCGCCTACAGTCAAGCGCCTGCAAAAATGAAGGGCACGCTCATGAGCTTCTGGTCGCTCACGGTGACCATCGGCGGCCTATGGGTATTGCTCGTGAATGCCGCCGTAAAAAGAGAATCGGTGCTCGCGGCCATTACGGCGCACACGGGGCTGCGCTCGACCGCGTTTCAAATGTTCTTCTTCGTGGGCTTTGGGCTGCTCGCGGCGGCTGCGTTCGGAATGGTCGCGCGCAGCTACAAGATGGTCGATCACTACCGGAAGAGCTAA
- a CDS encoding metallophosphoesterase family protein, whose product MRTVIVSDLHLGNGGPYDVFEGGTALPELLDHLSSKQSLHVIVNGDAVDFLMNDDPLELDKARAVRQAEAIASYPASAAVLRAFGRVLERDGAVTIRMGNHDVELFLPEVQAVFRKALGQSADVSARLVFANGDEPEILNVGGTRVLVTHGEQNDDWNRVEYDKLRAGESTYKYAPGSVLVKKILNPGVSEAGMRFLSLLKPDFQGAALTALAVDPSAAKLAWQQASLSMLWQLYRRADMPFTFAEGVEAEPDFGLDKRLEAAGLDQAELDALEGQLGEVHAYPLDDGTLRKAMIKLGKSALSHYARMQKKLAGDEADNYFQLDPAEDEWNEARRLSEKFSSNAIIIGHSHAARFRHDSGILYANSGTWIGLMKLPSQQATDDEWVAFLEELRDNKGLDPAKQKLAKVMSRFTAVLVASHDRGGATISLVEWSDGDLTTLRSGWVPAQRKA is encoded by the coding sequence ATGCGAACAGTCATCGTCAGTGATCTGCACTTGGGCAACGGTGGCCCATACGATGTTTTCGAGGGTGGGACGGCGCTACCGGAGCTGCTCGATCATTTGAGCTCCAAGCAATCGCTGCACGTGATCGTGAACGGCGACGCGGTCGACTTCTTGATGAACGACGATCCGCTGGAGCTCGACAAGGCGCGCGCGGTGCGGCAAGCCGAGGCGATAGCGTCGTATCCGGCGAGCGCGGCGGTGCTTCGAGCATTCGGCCGGGTGCTGGAACGCGACGGAGCGGTGACGATTCGCATGGGAAACCATGATGTGGAGTTATTCTTGCCCGAGGTGCAAGCGGTATTTCGCAAGGCGCTCGGGCAATCTGCCGACGTCTCCGCGCGTCTCGTATTTGCCAATGGTGACGAACCGGAAATCTTGAATGTGGGTGGAACGCGGGTGCTCGTGACGCATGGCGAGCAAAACGACGATTGGAATCGAGTCGAGTACGACAAACTGCGGGCGGGTGAATCGACGTACAAGTATGCGCCTGGTTCGGTATTGGTGAAAAAAATCCTCAATCCGGGCGTTTCCGAAGCAGGAATGCGTTTTTTGAGTTTGCTCAAGCCGGATTTCCAAGGCGCAGCCTTGACGGCGCTCGCGGTGGATCCTTCGGCCGCGAAGCTCGCGTGGCAACAAGCATCGCTCAGCATGCTGTGGCAATTGTATCGCCGCGCGGACATGCCATTTACGTTTGCCGAGGGAGTCGAGGCGGAGCCCGATTTTGGCCTCGACAAACGCCTCGAAGCGGCGGGGCTCGATCAAGCGGAGCTCGATGCGCTCGAAGGGCAGCTTGGTGAAGTCCACGCGTACCCATTGGACGACGGCACGCTTCGCAAGGCGATGATCAAATTGGGCAAGAGTGCGCTTTCGCATTATGCGCGGATGCAAAAGAAGCTCGCTGGAGACGAAGCCGACAACTATTTCCAGCTCGATCCGGCCGAAGACGAATGGAACGAAGCTCGGCGGCTTTCGGAGAAGTTTTCGTCCAACGCGATCATCATTGGGCATAGCCATGCGGCGCGATTCCGGCACGATTCGGGGATTTTGTACGCCAATAGCGGCACGTGGATCGGGCTCATGAAATTGCCGAGCCAGCAAGCAACCGATGATGAATGGGTCGCCTTCTTGGAAGAGCTTCGGGACAACAAGGGATTGGATCCGGCAAAGCAAAAATTAGCAAAGGTGATGAGTCGGTTTACCGCGGTATTGGTGGCGTCGCATGATCGGGGAGGTGCCACCATTTCGCTGGTCGAATGGAGCGATGGAGACTTGACGACATTGCGTTCGGGTTGGGTGCCAGCGCAACGAAAAGCGTAA